The genomic segment ACCAGCAATCCCGCCCCACATCGCATTGCCACCCCACCGAAGCCCCGGCCGCTCAGCCATCGCGCTTGGCTTTTACCGTCGCACCGTTAGAATGCCTGCATCCTTCCTTCGAGGTGCGTATGCCCAGCCGCCTGAATCCCGAAGACCAGAAACTTGTTGACCAGTACCTCAATGCGCCGCAGCACCAAGTTGAGCGCCGGCCCTTTCGGCCATGGCTGCTTCTAGTGCTGGTATTGGTCGTGGTCGTCGGCCTAGGCCTGTTGAGCCGCTTCCTGAGCCACCTGGTGTTATGAGTAATTCATCCCTCACCCAGCTGCTCGACCGAATTCCGCAAAGCCTTATGAGTTCATTCCATGACACATCGCATCGTAATCGTCGGCGGCGGCGCCGGCGGCCTGGAACTTGCCACCCGCCTGGGTAGAACCCTGGGCAAGCGCGGCAAGGCCCGCATCACGCTGATCGACGCCAACCTGACGCACATCTGGAAACCTTTATTGCATGAGGTGGCCGCCGGCTCGCTGAACTCGTCAGCCGATGAGCTCAACTATGTCGCCCAGGCGAAGTGGAACCACTTCGAGTTCCAGATGGGCCGCATGAGCGGTCTGGCCCGGGAACGGAAATGCGTACACCTCGCCGCCTCGTTCGACGAACACGGCGTCGAGCTGGTACCGGCTCGCACGCTCAGTTATGACACCCTGGTGATCGCGGTCGGCAGCACCACCAACGACTTCGGCACCAAGGGCGCCGCCGAGCACTGCATTTTCCTCGACACGCGGGAGCAGGCTGAACGCTTTCACCGCCAGTTGCTCAGCCGCTACATGCGCGCGCACGCCAGCGAGGGCTACCACGGCACCATCAACATGGCCATCGTGGGCGCCGGTGCTACCGGCGTCGAGCTGGCAGCAGAACTGCACCACGCCGCACGCGAACTCGCCGCCTATGGCCTAGGCGGCATCAAGCCGGAAAACGTCCACATCACGCTCATAGAAGCCGGCCCGCGGGTTCTGCCAGCGCTACCGGAGCGCATCAGCCAGCCGGTGACTCAGACGCTCCTTGACCTGGGCGTGAGCGTACTCACCGACGCCGCAGTCAGCGAGGTGACGGACGAAGGATTGCACACCACCAATGGCGACTTCGTACCCGCCACGCTGAAGGTATGGGCGGCCGGGATCAGAGCACCGCATTTCCTGCACGAAATAGATGGTCTGGAAACCAACCGAATCAATCAGCTGCAGGTGTTGCCAACCCTGCAGACCACTCGAGACGAGAACATATTCGCCTTCGGCGACTGCGCGGCCTGCCCACAACCGGACAGTGACCGCAACGTACCGCCGCGGGCGCAGGCGGCGCATCAGCAGGCCTCCCTGCTCGCCAAATCGCTCGCTCGACGACTCCAAGGCGAAAGCCTGCCTAATTATCGTTACCGCGACTACGGCTCCCTGATCTCCCTGTCGAGCTTCTCCGCGGT from the Stutzerimonas stutzeri genome contains:
- a CDS encoding DUF3094 family protein, with the protein product MPSRLNPEDQKLVDQYLNAPQHQVERRPFRPWLLLVLVLVVVVGLGLLSRFLSHLVL
- a CDS encoding NAD(P)/FAD-dependent oxidoreductase, giving the protein MTHRIVIVGGGAGGLELATRLGRTLGKRGKARITLIDANLTHIWKPLLHEVAAGSLNSSADELNYVAQAKWNHFEFQMGRMSGLARERKCVHLAASFDEHGVELVPARTLSYDTLVIAVGSTTNDFGTKGAAEHCIFLDTREQAERFHRQLLSRYMRAHASEGYHGTINMAIVGAGATGVELAAELHHAARELAAYGLGGIKPENVHITLIEAGPRVLPALPERISQPVTQTLLDLGVSVLTDAAVSEVTDEGLHTTNGDFVPATLKVWAAGIRAPHFLHEIDGLETNRINQLQVLPTLQTTRDENIFAFGDCAACPQPDSDRNVPPRAQAAHQQASLLAKSLARRLQGESLPNYRYRDYGSLISLSSFSAVGNLMGNLTGNVMLEGWLARMFYVSLYRMHQIALYGVARTGLMMIGDKLSTSTVPRLKLH